Proteins from one Deltaproteobacteria bacterium genomic window:
- a CDS encoding PIG-L family deacetylase produces MPVRVLVISPHPDDETLGCGGTLLKHADRGDELFWIIVTSMSTEAGFEIERVKRRDEELIAVSKAYGFREVIKLGFPAAGLDTVPKAGLIKRLSEAFSVLKPETIYLPHPGDIHSDHRAASEAALSAAKAFRCPWIRRISAYETLSETEFAPPFASRAFLPNSFSDITGSLERKIEIMETYAGETGEHPFPRSRDSIRALAALRGATAGVKYAEAFMALKEIW; encoded by the coding sequence ATACCTGTGAGGGTGCTTGTCATATCACCCCATCCGGACGATGAAACCCTCGGCTGCGGCGGAACGCTTTTAAAGCACGCGGACAGGGGCGATGAGCTCTTCTGGATCATTGTAACCAGTATGTCTACTGAAGCGGGGTTCGAAATTGAGAGGGTGAAGAGGAGGGACGAGGAGTTAATCGCCGTTTCGAAGGCATACGGGTTCAGGGAGGTAATAAAATTGGGCTTCCCCGCGGCCGGGCTCGATACTGTACCAAAGGCAGGGCTTATCAAGAGGCTATCGGAGGCGTTCTCCGTCCTAAAGCCGGAGACCATATATCTCCCGCACCCGGGCGACATCCATTCAGACCACAGGGCCGCCTCCGAGGCGGCGCTTTCGGCTGCAAAGGCGTTCAGATGCCCGTGGATAAGAAGGATATCCGCTTACGAGACATTGTCAGAGACGGAGTTCGCGCCACCTTTCGCAAGCAGGGCCTTTCTGCCGAACAGCTTCTCGGATATAACCGGGAGCCTTGAGCGGAAGATCGAGATCATGGAGACCTACGCCGGGGAAACAGGGGAGCACCCGTTCCCGAGGAGCAGGGATAGCATAAGGGCGCTTGCCGCCTTGAGGGGCGCAACAGCTGGCGTCAAGTACGCCGAGGCCTTCATGGCCTTAAAGGAGATATGGTGA